A DNA window from Luteolibacter luteus contains the following coding sequences:
- the yajC gene encoding preprotein translocase subunit YajC: protein MMPSFLTLLAQGAGAPQNTGGVLGNPAIMMVVMVVMFYFLLIRPQQRQRKELEKRISALQKGDEVVTTAGIHAIVHNVKERTVVLKVAEGVMMEFDKPAVATVIKKDSAASA, encoded by the coding sequence ATGATGCCATCTTTCCTCACGCTGCTCGCCCAAGGGGCAGGTGCTCCGCAGAATACCGGAGGTGTTCTGGGCAACCCCGCGATCATGATGGTGGTCATGGTGGTGATGTTCTATTTCCTGCTTATCCGCCCGCAGCAGCGCCAGCGTAAGGAATTGGAAAAGAGGATCTCAGCCCTTCAGAAGGGTGACGAGGTCGTCACCACCGCCGGAATCCACGCCATCGTCCACAACGTGAAGGAGCGGACTGTCGTCCTCAAGGTCGCCGAAGGCGTGATGATGGAATTCGACAAGCCCGCCGTGGCTACCGTGATCAAAAAGGACAGCGCGGCTTCCGCGTAA
- the secD gene encoding protein translocase subunit SecD: MTLFLAGLALLFLFIWYFATDFERRKRNVGTVLLVGICGMSFLAIYPPKENLKGGIDLVGGSSFTLLVKPKIDEETGKPLALTKEDLKQARATVEKRVNAYGNIDMLAVEQGTDKILIQMPGMEPESAAEIKELLQKVARLELRKVNNEGWRTGADGRTIADRIESGDDPRIPGFKVFDYNRKNKDGTLTNNRILLSNRVALTGKDVQTAYPESMAGSHAVGITLTNAGTDKMIALTKDLVPDQDHIAVVLDGEVLTAPVLKSVPLGKRFQIEGQESYEEARALSNAMMNPLENPLEIIEERTISPTLGAAVVQQGMWAGLTGLAITAVFVLVYYRVAGIVALFGLAVNALLIFGGMAIFNFTFTLAGIAGMILSIGMAVDANVLIYERLREEIAAGKTLKTAINASYEKAFTAIFDSNLTSLITAVILYWLGSSSIKGFAITLTIGIVASMFSAILVTRVLFRWCNDLNLLKKLSFLDLIKATRFDFLSKSKLSYIISGILATACIAAVAVKRENSLGIDFTGGTILEFTLDQGESVSQADVEKALESVNAEKRPSVQMEKSVNVDILTVRCATADAEKISAHLREHVEILAKKETLDGKERYAVEQSTQGVSPTLGGDFLKSSAIALALGLLGILIYITLRFEFSFALGGFVALLHDVILSAGLVVLIGGELSLIHVGALLTIAGYSINDTIVIFDRIRESLKTDEGDVKALMNEAINATLSRTILTSLTTIVTVAIIAIFGGAALKDFSTMILIGLVIGTYSSVFIASPVVLWWSQRKGGSLRKEVMHTTLAESDIQAAP, translated from the coding sequence ATGACCCTATTCCTCGCCGGGCTCGCCCTGCTGTTCCTCTTCATCTGGTACTTCGCGACCGATTTCGAGCGACGCAAGCGTAACGTCGGCACCGTGCTGCTCGTCGGCATCTGCGGCATGTCCTTCCTCGCGATCTATCCGCCGAAGGAGAATCTGAAGGGCGGCATCGACCTCGTCGGTGGTTCCTCCTTCACGCTTCTGGTGAAGCCGAAAATCGATGAGGAGACCGGCAAGCCTCTTGCGCTGACCAAGGAAGATCTCAAGCAGGCCCGCGCCACCGTCGAAAAGCGGGTGAACGCCTACGGCAACATCGACATGTTGGCCGTCGAGCAGGGCACCGACAAGATCCTCATCCAGATGCCGGGCATGGAGCCGGAGAGCGCTGCCGAGATCAAGGAGCTGCTTCAGAAGGTCGCCCGCCTCGAACTCCGCAAGGTGAACAACGAAGGCTGGAGAACCGGTGCCGATGGCCGCACGATCGCCGACCGCATCGAGAGCGGCGATGATCCGCGCATCCCGGGCTTCAAGGTTTTCGACTACAATCGCAAGAACAAGGACGGCACGCTGACCAACAACCGCATCCTGCTCAGCAACCGCGTCGCCCTGACCGGTAAGGACGTCCAGACTGCCTATCCGGAATCGATGGCTGGCAGCCACGCCGTGGGGATCACCCTCACCAACGCTGGCACCGACAAGATGATCGCCCTGACGAAGGACCTCGTGCCGGACCAAGACCACATCGCGGTGGTGCTCGACGGCGAGGTTCTCACTGCCCCCGTGCTCAAGAGCGTGCCGCTCGGCAAGCGCTTCCAGATCGAAGGCCAGGAGAGCTACGAGGAAGCCCGCGCGCTTTCCAACGCGATGATGAACCCGCTGGAAAACCCGCTCGAGATCATCGAAGAACGCACCATCTCCCCCACCCTCGGCGCCGCAGTCGTCCAGCAGGGCATGTGGGCCGGTCTTACGGGTCTCGCGATCACCGCCGTCTTCGTGCTCGTTTACTACCGCGTGGCAGGCATCGTCGCTCTTTTCGGCTTGGCGGTGAACGCGCTGCTGATCTTCGGCGGCATGGCCATCTTCAACTTCACCTTCACCCTCGCCGGTATCGCGGGCATGATCCTCTCGATCGGCATGGCGGTGGACGCGAACGTGCTGATCTACGAGCGCTTGCGTGAGGAAATCGCCGCGGGCAAGACCCTGAAGACCGCCATCAACGCTTCCTACGAAAAGGCATTCACGGCCATTTTCGACTCGAACCTGACCTCCTTGATCACCGCGGTGATCCTCTACTGGCTCGGCAGCTCTTCGATCAAGGGCTTCGCGATCACCCTGACCATCGGTATCGTGGCGTCGATGTTCTCGGCGATCCTCGTGACCCGGGTGCTCTTCCGCTGGTGCAATGACCTGAACCTGCTGAAGAAGCTGAGCTTCCTCGACCTGATCAAGGCGACCCGCTTTGACTTCCTGTCCAAGTCGAAGCTTTCCTACATCATCTCCGGCATCCTTGCCACCGCTTGTATCGCCGCAGTCGCCGTGAAGCGCGAGAACAGCCTCGGCATCGACTTCACCGGCGGCACGATCCTCGAATTCACCTTGGACCAAGGTGAAAGTGTCAGCCAAGCCGACGTCGAGAAGGCCCTCGAAAGCGTGAACGCGGAGAAGCGCCCGAGCGTGCAGATGGAGAAATCCGTCAACGTGGACATCCTGACCGTCCGCTGCGCCACTGCGGATGCGGAAAAGATCTCCGCCCACCTCCGCGAACACGTCGAGATCCTCGCCAAGAAGGAGACCTTGGATGGCAAGGAGCGCTATGCTGTCGAACAGAGCACGCAGGGCGTGTCCCCCACCCTTGGTGGTGACTTCCTCAAGAGCTCGGCCATCGCCTTGGCCCTCGGCCTTCTGGGCATCCTGATCTACATCACGCTTCGTTTCGAGTTCTCCTTCGCGCTCGGTGGTTTCGTCGCACTTCTGCACGACGTGATCCTCTCGGCCGGCCTGGTGGTTCTCATTGGCGGCGAGCTTTCGCTGATCCACGTCGGTGCCTTGCTGACCATCGCCGGTTACTCGATCAACGACACCATCGTTATCTTCGACCGTATCCGCGAGTCCCTGAAGACCGACGAAGGCGATGTGAAAGCCCTCATGAACGAAGCCATCAATGCCACCCTCTCCCGCACGATCCTGACCTCGCTCACGACCATCGTGACCGTGGCCATCATCGCGATCTTCGGCGGTGCGGCCCTGAAGGACTTCTCGACCATGATCCTGATCGGTCTGGTGATCGGCACCTACTCCTCCGTCTTCATCGCCTCCCCGGTGGTGCTCTGGTGGAGCCAGCGCAAGGGTGGTAGCCTCCGCAAGGAAGTCATGCACACCACCTTGGCCGAATCGGACATCCAAGCTGCTCCGTAA